The following proteins come from a genomic window of Plasmodium vivax chromosome 3, whole genome shotgun sequence:
- a CDS encoding hypothetical protein, conserved (encoded by transcript PVX_000890A): MFTFSSFKKLLVGVSAANGGVIAGCFYIYKKNRPANDDTLEEPSESFRMKTFDELAKSYDEKNDFIEKVTSINKYKKRNFRKVKGVVLEIGAGSGRNFSFLKKVDILVCVEKSEKMCEEMKKKLEKIKPSYPVYIINEDIKNGLFRPNVFDSVISSFTLCSLEHVDHSLENVHQALKPDGRFYLIERGIIYNKMIRYILKKLNLYPNKRIPWEFGYYENRCPLQILKKNNFHVIFKLVKNAGSIYILTAKKQGGSSPHAKNDAFLPHANGGNAIQKSGHLQSEVNDKSEVDQTRGTGTPIDIKDILCHRGGAPIYYAYRNG, encoded by the exons ATGTTTACCTTCTCTTCGTTTAAAAAG CTGCTCGTCGGAGTGAGCGCCGCCAACGGAGGGGTAATCGCGGGCTGCTTTTACATCTACAAAAAGAACAGACCCGCAAACGACGACACGTTAGAAGAACCCAGCGAAAGCTTCAGAATGAAAACCTTCGATGAGCTAGCGAAAAGTTAcgacgaaaaaaatgacttcaTAGAAAAAGTCACCTCCATAAACAAATACAAAAAGAGGAACTTTCGAAAAGTGAAAGGAGTAGTCCTAGAAATAGGGGCAGGGTCAGGAAGgaatttctcatttttaaaaaaagtagacATCTTAGTATGCGtggaaaaaagtgaaaaaatgtgcgaagaaatgaaaaaaaaattggaaaaaataaaaccatcATATCCTGTATACATCATAAATGaagacataaaaaatggcctCTTTCGTCCCAACGTTTTCGATTCTGTCATTTCGTCTTTCACCTTATGTTCGTTGGAGCATGTGGACCACAGCTTAGAGAACGTCCACCAAGCGTTGAAACCTGATGGCCGGTTTTACTTAATCGAGAGAGGCATcatttataacaaaatgattcgatacattttgaagaaactAAATTTATATCCGAATAAAAGAATTCCCTGGGAATTTGGCTATTATGAAAATAGGTGCCCCTTgcagattttaaaaaaaaacaatttccACGTCATCTTTAAGTTAGTAAAAAATGCCGGCAGCATTTACATACTTACAGCTAAGAAGCAGGGGGGCTCTTCTCCCCATGCTAAGAATGATGCGTTCCTCCCGCATGCCAACGGGGGAAATGCAATTCAAAAGAGCGGTCATCTGCAAAGCGAAGTTAACGACAAAAGTGAGGTGGACCAAACGAGGGGTACGGGGACCCCCATCGATATTAAAGATATATTATGCCATCGAGGGGGAGCCCCGATTTATTACGCATACAGAAATGGGTGA
- a CDS encoding hypothetical protein, conserved (encoded by transcript PVX_000895A), whose amino-acid sequence MRDAGLPNDLRNGEHSMISGKSQMDLIVRKEIGKWVLLHRFIHKYDGLAGEGTLVREKMAKQGEHLSEHPSEHPSEHPSEHPSEHPTDHPTDQPTDNPTGLPTDHPTDQPTDNPTGLPTDQPTDHPTDHPAGLPTGLPNVFSLFYRPTGTHQIGRVSWKIIAREQISPPEAFTYTPVNQKTSRTGPCGAFVEKCRSKVTTNGKMQNLPLQNNRWEELNIKEDPNESFCNPPAGTKKAKRKVTKKHGISEETTKAILSKCIEIKSYIVQYKKSFKNMLINLFNEYTFLKRYMNSNYNTYHKLKFFLSCNHYVKKLHGVLSIFADVIAESDEYLMIELYEKIKINVRLLYYVGRILSNYLTCIAYRKMAYVIIICISRVHTIFKCMLMSEPFKSGVPELIRMVKYDLE is encoded by the coding sequence ATGCGCGATGCGGGACTGCCGAACGACCTGCGAAATGGGGAACATTCCATGATAAGTGGAAAAAGCCAGATGGACCTTATTGTGCGGAAAGAAATAGGAAAGTGGGTGCTGCTGCACAGGTTTATTCATAAGTACGATGGGCTCGCGGGCGAAGGAACACTTGTGAGGGAGAAGATGGCGAAGCAGGGTGAGCATTTAAGCGAGCATCCCAGCGAGCATCCCAGCGAGCATCCCAGCGAGCATCCAAGCGAGCATCCAACTGACCATCCAACTGACCAACCAACTGACAATCCAACTGGTCTTCCAACTGACCATCCAACTGACCAACCAACTGACAATCCAACTGGTCTTCCAACTGATCAACCGACTGACCATCCAACTGATCATCCAGCTGGTCTTCCAACTGGCCTTCCAAACGTGTTTAGCCTCTTCTATAGACCGACGGGAACGCATCAAATAGGCAGAGTAAGCTGGAAAATCATAGCACGAGAGCAAATCAGCCCTCCGGAGGCATTCACCTATACCCCCGTGAATCAAAAAACGTCTCGCACCGGACCCTGTGGGGCATTCGTAGAAAAATGCCGATCAAAGGTTACGACAAACGGTAAGATGCAAAATTTGCCTTTACAAAATAACCGATGGGAAGAGCTTAACATTAAAGAAGATCCAAACGAATCATTTTGTAATCCCCCAgcgggcacaaaaaaggccaaaaggaaggtaacaaaaaaacacGGAATTAGCGAAGAGACAACTAAGGCTATCCTATCGAAGTGTATCGAAATAAAGAGTTACATCGTCCAATACAAAAAGAGCttcaaaaatatgttaatcaATTTGTTTAACGAATACACGTTCCTGAAGAGGTACATGAACAGCAACTACAACACTTACCATAAGTTAAAATTCTTCCTTAGCTGTAACCATTATGTGAAGAAGTTACATGGCGTCCTGTCCATTTTTGCTGACGTTATAGCAGAGAGTGACGAATATTTAATGATAGAATTGtatgagaaaataaaaattaacgtGCGTCTGTTGTACTATGTGGGGAGAATTTTATCCAACTATCTCACCTGCATTGCTTATAGAAAAATGGCATACgtaattataatttgtatTTCTCGAGTTCacaccatttttaaatgtatgcTCATGTCCGAGCCGTTTAAGAGCGGCGTTCCGGAACTGATCAGGATGGTTAAGTACGATCTTGAGTGA
- a CDS encoding peptidyl-tRNA hydrolase, putative (encoded by transcript PVX_000885A) encodes MNNPGSNVSHLGSIKNEGYDVFVLLFTFLCGFVIGLLYKYMNQMKQNVVRIREACANFDAMCTSDCKMVFCVRTDIKMNKGKICSQCCHACLSVYEKIMKRNSRLKASESGKGTLTYFDLWKKTGQKKIVLKISSLDEMYEIERKAKMENLITSIIIDAGRTQIEPNTETVIAIEPVPDEVVNKITGQLKLL; translated from the exons ATGAATAACCCAGGCAGCAACGTCAGTCACTTGGGCAGCATCAAAAATGAGGGGTACGATGTCTTCGTTTTGCTCTTTACCTTTTTGTGTGGATTTGTAATTGGCCTTCTCTACAAGTACATGAATCAGATGAAGCAGAATGTCGTGCGGATAAGGGAGGCGTGCGCGAACTTTGACGCGATGTGCACGAGTGACTGCAAGATGGTTTTCTGCGTCAGGACGG AcatcaaaatgaacaaggGGAAGATCTGCTCCCAGTGCTGCCACGCCTGCCTATCTGTTTACgagaaaattatgaagagAAATAGCAGACTGAAGGCGAGCGAAAGTGGGAAAGGCACCCTCACCTACTTTGACCTTTGGAAAAAGACCGGGCAGAAAAAGATTGTCCTGAAGATATCG AGCTTGGACGAGATGTACGAAATTGAAAGGAaggccaaaatggaaaacctCATAACGTCCATAATAATCGACGCG GGCCGGACGCAAATCGAGCCCAACACGGAAACGGTCATCGCCATCGAGCCGG tGCCCGACGAAGTTGTTAACAAGATAACGGGGCAGCTGAAGCTGCTGTAA